One genomic region from Osmerus mordax isolate fOsmMor3 chromosome 4, fOsmMor3.pri, whole genome shotgun sequence encodes:
- the lysmd4 gene encoding lysM and putative peptidoglycan-binding domain-containing protein 4 → MTMRRGEPLPQAFQAPVDVHASVDGQVYMFRRRQDDSADSSDEEMNVMELRPRGRQEQDRAGCLQLVEREVSDGDNLNKLALQYGCKVADIKRANNLIQEQDLFALKLIKIPVKKHSFLTEAKTELEDPQQATPNSPTPPQLQDRPEASCSGRPHLQDYTDYLKEVDHDIEKLIQTTDAHEEVFSDSTEKTPKFGFRGQRLTSYGADWGIQWWNAVVAMLLIGIILPIFYVVYFKTKNTGVTPGDGTGIDSHLSSANSSGTDTVIHRSTDSSQDSVSLGPHKPHRPM, encoded by the exons ATGACGATGCGGCGAGGGGAACCTCTCCCCCAGGCCTTCCAGGCTCCGGTGGATGTACATGCCAGTGTGGATGGTCAGGTGTACATGTTCAGGAGACGTCAGGATGACTCTGCAGACTCATCAGATGAGGAGATGAATGTCATGGAGCTCAGACCACGGGGACGGcaggagcaggacagagcagggtgtCTACagctggtggagagagaagtcTCAGATGGGGACAACCTAAACAAACTGGCTCTGCAGTATGGCTGCAAG GTGGCAGATATTAAAAGAGCTAACAACCTTATTCAGGAACAGGATCTGTTTGCTTTGAAATTGATAAAAATCCCAGTGAAGAAGCATAGTTTTTTGACTGAGGCTAAAACAGAGCTAGAAGACCCACAGCAAGCAACACCAAACTCTCCTACACCACCTCAACTTCAGGACAGACCTGAAGCCAGCTGCTCTGGTAGGCCACATCTGCAGGACTACACAGACTATCTCAAAGAGGTGGACCACGACATTGAGAAACTAATTCAAACCACAGATGCTCACGAGGAGGTTTTTTCTGATAGCACAGAGAAGACACCAAAGTTCGGTTTCCGAGGCCAGCGCTTGACCAGCTATGGGGCAGACTGGGGCATCCAGTGGTGGAATGCTGTAGTTGCCATGCTCCTAATAGGCATTATCCTGCCTATTTTCTATGTTGTTTATTTCAAAACTAAAAATACTGGTGTGACTCCTGGAGATGGTACTGGGATAGATTCTCACCTCAGTTCAGCAAACAGCTCAGGGACAGACACAGTAATCCATAGGAGTACTGACAGCAGTCAGGACAGTGTGTCTCTGGGTCCTCACAAGCCACATAGGCCTATGTAA